The nucleotide sequence TGTTCACGCCATTGCCCGAAGCGCCGGAAACCGTAAAGTTTTGCAGAATCACATAACGCGGATCGGAGAGTTGAATTCCCGTCCCCCCGCCGGAGATGACGGCGGGATCTTCTCCGGTTGCGCCGCAGATGAGGATCGGCGCATGGGCTTCGCCCCGCAGGTTTTGAATGTAGTTATTGGGCGGGTATTGTCCCGGCGACATCAAGATGCGCGTTCCCGGCCGCGCTTTCTCCGCCGCTTTCGTTAAGGAACGATATGGCTTATCTTGCGTCCCCGCGCCTTGAGCGTCATCGCCGTGGGGAGATAGATAAATGGTTCTCGTATAGACGGCGTTGGCGTCGAAGGGAGCGGGAAGCGAACAATCCTGGCCAAACGCCGTAGTCTTAATAATCCAAATCATCCCCAAAAACAAAACAGCAGGAAAAAGAACGCTCTTCCCGCTGAAACGAAAAATCTTAACAGCGTCATTGACTCTCATGGATAATTCATCCTCATCATTCATTGCCGCTTACGGCCCGTAACGGACAACATTCCCTTCGCTATACAAACCATTGCTCATATCGTAACCTACGTATTCGCCCGCTTTCGGATGTCCGGCGGGATAGACGATGGAAGCCACCCATTTCGCCGTAGGGCCGAATCCGCGAAACTGCCACTCGAACTTTGTCGCCGGAAAAGCGGTTAGCTCTCTCCAATAGTCGCCCGATCTAGTACTGCCATTCGCCCAGTATCGCGTCCAATAATCGTAGTTGCCTAAGCGGTTGCTGCCGTCTTTCGGACCTTGGGTCGTATCTTTGGGGCGAGTATTGAAAGGATCTAAAGGAATAGATGACATATAGGAAATCGGCGTGGTCAGGGGAATATATCGCTCGTCCATCCATCCATAGCGAATGGGATAAAAGTTTTGATCCAGCATATACATGCGCACGGCGCTGTCGACGCTGCGCATGTCGCTGATGGAACGGGCCACCTTGGCGCGGGTTTGGGCGTTGAGAAAATTGGGCACGGCGATCGCCGCCAGAATGCCGATGATGGCTACGACGATTAGAAGTTCGATGAGGGTAAAGCCTTTGGCGGATTTCATATTGTTTCGAACCTCTCATGAATGACGGAACGGCAAAAAATCAATTTCTTGTGGTGCGGTCTTCCAGCCTGCACGAGATATACTGCAGGCAAGATGCCTGCACCCCAAGAGGTAGTCACTCGACAACAACATCAATACTTTTTGCCGGATCGTCATGAATAACTGCGGAAGATATAATATCCCTTTTCTTTCTCAAAATCTTAACTCATGTTACGCGCAATGAAAAA is from Candidatus Omnitrophota bacterium and encodes:
- a CDS encoding prepilin-type N-terminal cleavage/methylation domain-containing protein, translating into MKSAKGFTLIELLIVVAIIGILAAIAVPNFLNAQTRAKVARSISDMRSVDSAVRMYMLDQNFYPIRYGWMDERYIPLTTPISYMSSIPLDPFNTRPKDTTQGPKDGSNRLGNYDYWTRYWANGSTRSGDYWRELTAFPATKFEWQFRGFGPTAKWVASIVYPAGHPKAGEYVGYDMSNGLYSEGNVVRYGP